From the genome of Anopheles funestus chromosome 2RL, idAnoFuneDA-416_04, whole genome shotgun sequence:
AGCGATCGAGCAAACAGGGAGATATCTCGGTCGACAACCGCCACGTGGAGTGTGTACAGGAATGGTGCTAGTATAGCTGTAGCGGTATGGCGAACCGGTCGGCCTGCATCAGATGAACGGGCTGCCATTTGTTGAACGCCATTTTTGCCAACTGCTTTTGTGACGTGAAGCTAGTCAGTTTGATATGTTGTTAGCTTGTTAGGTGCGGCCAAGAAGGGTGATAATTTCTAGCAGACAAATACACAGTACAGCTCCACCAATATCCAGCATACATACTCGGGCCCTACCAAAACATGACTCGATGCTATCGATCTCGGATAAGCCAAACGGTGCACTgcaacggtgtgtgtgtgttttgttttgtaattatttttttgttttcatttgtcttACATGGTAACGAACGTTCCACTTTCCGCTTTTCTTCCGcccctctttttttcattccccaAAAATTTGTAGAATAGTTTTGGGATGGTAATTGCATAAGTGCATATGTAACATTttgtattgatttgtttttgtaatgtttttttttctttttcttctgcaacttcttcgtttgtttgtggGTTTAAACGTTGCCGCTTCTGGTTCTCTTgcttttttcacccttttATATTATCgtttttcactttccatcCCCTATACGTGAGCATATTCattatcatcagcatcatctcTTCATCTCTTCGGTAAATATATATTGTCTTCGTCTTCTGCTTGTGTTTTCACAatactttgctttgttttcatatcatgttttgtttggtttgtttgttttgggttggatttttttttttggttttttttttatcagtgTCTATCCCGATACGCACACATCACGGAACAGATGCCTTTtgcctgctttttttttgtttgtttgctgtattTTGCTCTTTGTTCGGTGTGCCAACTCGTCCGACCGTTAGCATGCCCGGACATTATGGCACGTTCGCCATTTTGTGTGGTGCTGTGTGCGATGCCCATACCAAAAACCCAGCGCGATCGCACTCGATCGATAGCAACTCATCGTCAGCCCTAGCCTTGTGGCGAAAACGGAAACAGTGTGCCAGATAACCGGATGATAAAAACCCGGGTGCGATCTAACGTGAGGACGCACCTGAGCGTCCTGTCAGCGAAATGCTGCCAGCTATAAACAATAGTGTTAAAGCTtatgtaaaaataatgaaaggaagagagagagagagagagagaggcaaTAGGAAATAATTGTAAGGAAGAGGTGGGGAGAAAGGGGAGGGGATGGGGAGACTAGAGGGAACTGAAATATTTAAGAAGTAATAAGAGAGCGTTTATGAGTGTTAAGCGAAACTATATGTTCCAACCAGCAGTAAGACCTGCTTATGTCGACTATGTCGACTTCTTTAAAAGGTCAATTAAAGGGGCGCAAGGTAGGGAAGATAAGGATGAAACTAAATGACCCACCAGTCCAAGAGGGGCCGGGAGAGTAAGCAGACTAGGTAAAGGGGAGACAGAGTTAGACAGATCTCGATTCTTAAGGCATCGGCTGGTGATTCAGTAGATTGTTGTTGACATGGTTGGGGCCACCGTTCGGCGCAGGGCGACGCTTCGGTGGTGCACTGAGGCGCCGATCCGTAATCGCCACAAACGGCAAACGTTGGCGCTTCAACCGTCCGTAACCAGCATTGCCTACCGGTTGGGGTGACGCAACACGATGATACACGAACTGACCAGCCCGGGACGACAGCTTGTAGTTCGGATGATGTCCATCCGTCGAATGGCCTCCGCTGGAGATGGTTGGCCGGCCGTACAGTAGGTGAGGCCCcgcaccgccaccaccatcgtCGAAATCGTCATGATCCGCCGCGTGCTTTTTGTCGTAGATGATGTGAATGCCCTCGCCGGGCAGTGCGTTCGAGTGTATCGTCGAGGATTGGATCGTTTCCTGGATGTAGTTGCGCTGAAGGCCCTGGGGCTTCGCCTGGTTCGGTCGCTGCTCCTCGAACAGGTCCTCCTCCATCCAGTGCGGATTTTTCCTGCGATGATACTTGCGTTCCCGGTGCTTGTGCGCACTGTAGTCGGACAGGGGCGCGATCGTACCCTCGAGCAGATCGATCAGCTGCTTGTTGCGCCGGTTGTACTTCTTGATGTACGGTGGGATGTTGTCCGGTTTGCTTTCCGTCTTGAGCGAAGTCATCACCTTGTCGAAATTGGGCCATTTCTCCTGGCTGCTGTGACCGTTCAGATGCGCCATAATGTCGTCGTTCGTTTCGAGCTTGTTCGAGTTCTCGTAGTAGTTGATCTGGCCCTGATAGTCCGGCTTCAGGTCCTGCATCTTCTTCCAGCGTTCCCGCTCACGCTCCAGCATCTTGCGGCGATAGTAGTCGTGGTGAAAGTTATGGTACGGTTGATGATAAATCCCACCCCGATGGTGGTGCGTGTGCTTGAAGTTCTTGTGCTTCTTATACAGCTTCAAGCGGTACGATTTggctttcttttccatctgATCAAACAGTTCGTTTTCACCATTATCCTGATCGTTACCGATCGCTGCACTCGATTGCGTTGGTTTGCGTGTTGCGATATTATTGTCTATAAATAGGGAAGGATCATTGTGGAGAGGTGTATTAGCATCTTGGCTTAGTGAAATAGCCATTGCGCACAAAATCATCAAATCCTATAACTCGTGTTTGGTTGTGAAAGCTCTAATAGCTGATTTagcaatagtttttttttttataaaattccaTCAATTACTTTTATCTTTCACCGTAAAGGAAATACGTAATACGGCGTTCCTTTGTAATTATGGCCGAATTTGTATCTACATTCGAATTACACACTTAGAATTTAACGAATAACTTCATCAGCTGCTGCAAAGtctataaaatatattgcaaaacaaaataggtCGAGTATGTCGACTGTGGGGCACTAAGTAGtaaatggaaataattaaataataaagagAGAAACTTCGTCTCGCTTCTTTAATTTGTTCGCATGAATTGAACGGCATTaatattgaaatgaaaatacgaCCACAATCATCTTAACAACATTTAATTCTCATG
Proteins encoded in this window:
- the LOC125775217 gene encoding uncharacterized protein LOC125775217: MKRLSRPRALVCHLLLAINILTVCCSSSSSSSSSSSSTGTDVTIPADGSIPSIASTAEAKPNSKDQQQANHRHRRENRRDDEYATGTIGDESLSLGGSIGPGPADDGDREENFIALAPDEADIYNFSNIMSMTMANGPAGTGGTRGTNANEPNPFNEFRNTPRQRNQSPEQAAPGDIEQLPVAKGEKELPELTLDDEGGYGGDTVGRIEPLRSRFDAEPNGDDEDGGNGGEVDVDSEDDNAIERSRFLAKAPAATDGQDGRTSRTDSDAALLSNSIDFLNSIDGAYLLANAANGVAEGEDNGKNGDLSRKILDDNDNNIATRKPTQSSAAIGNDQDNGENELFDQMEKKAKSYRLKLYKKHKNFKHTHHHRGGIYHQPYHNFHHDYYRRKMLERERERWKKMQDLKPDYQGQINYYENSNKLETNDDIMAHLNGHSSQEKWPNFDKVMTSLKTESKPDNIPPYIKKYNRRNKQLIDLLEGTIAPLSDYSAHKHRERKYHRRKNPHWMEEDLFEEQRPNQAKPQGLQRNYIQETIQSSTIHSNALPGEGIHIIYDKKHAADHDDFDDGGGGAGPHLLYGRPTISSGGHSTDGHHPNYKLSSRAGQFVYHRVASPQPVGNAGYGRLKRQRLPFVAITDRRLSAPPKRRPAPNGGPNHVNNNLLNHQPMP